A stretch of the Mycobacterium sp. ITM-2016-00317 genome encodes the following:
- a CDS encoding dihydrofolate reductase family protein — protein sequence MVTYTFDVFSSLDGWGGISGGDWGGYWGKQGPEFLEHRLAQYATDQRMVFGRNTYQAFTQMLRSDTEESVRDPWVTRMISLPATVVSSTLTGPLDWHDATLASGDAVGVVAALKQESDVPLRSHGSLSMNRALMAAGLVDRIQLTVFPVITGKTGDDPIFLGAADFDLEMSESRTFDGRIQELTYRPRLHS from the coding sequence ATGGTCACTTACACTTTCGACGTCTTCTCCAGCCTGGACGGCTGGGGCGGTATCAGCGGCGGGGATTGGGGCGGTTACTGGGGCAAGCAGGGCCCCGAGTTCCTCGAGCACCGCCTCGCACAGTATGCGACGGATCAGCGGATGGTATTCGGGCGCAACACGTATCAGGCTTTCACCCAGATGCTTCGATCAGACACCGAGGAGTCCGTCCGTGACCCCTGGGTCACCCGGATGATCAGCCTTCCGGCGACGGTGGTGTCGTCGACCCTGACGGGACCCCTCGACTGGCACGACGCGACCCTCGCGAGTGGGGACGCCGTCGGCGTGGTCGCGGCCCTCAAGCAGGAGTCCGACGTGCCGTTGCGTTCGCACGGCAGCCTGTCGATGAACCGGGCACTGATGGCCGCCGGTCTCGTGGACCGCATTCAGCTGACGGTCTTCCCGGTGATCACCGGGAAGACCGGTGACGACCCGATCTTTCTGGGCGCGGCCGATTTCGATCTGGAGATGAGCGAAAGCCGGACGTTCGACGGCAGAATCCAGGAACTCACCTACCGACCCCGCCTGCACAGCTGA
- a CDS encoding alpha/beta fold hydrolase, protein MDEFPQDYQIFDLGDVTLQHGATLRDAKLAYKTYGELNADKTNAVVFPTWYSGRHWDNEWLIGDGMALDPAKYFIIVPNMLGNGLSTSPSNTPPPYDAARFPNVTFYDQVEQQHKLVRSFGIETLALVTGWSMGAGQTYQWAVSYPDMVQRAMPFCGSSKTSEHNIVFLEGVKAALTADAAFKEGWYTDKPVRGLRAAARVYAGWGFSQAFYWEQEYKKMGYSSLEDFLVGFWEGFFLDRRDPNNLLTMLWTWQNGNVGATPGRGFDGDQVAALKTIKAKMIVLPAEKDLYFPPEDEEFAVSHIQNAELRVIPGIYGHFAGGDANPVDNTFIDDVLKELLAD, encoded by the coding sequence ATGGATGAATTCCCGCAGGACTACCAGATCTTCGACCTCGGCGACGTGACGCTGCAACACGGTGCGACGCTGCGCGACGCGAAGCTCGCGTACAAGACCTACGGCGAACTGAATGCCGACAAGACGAACGCGGTCGTGTTCCCGACGTGGTACTCCGGCCGCCACTGGGACAACGAGTGGTTGATCGGCGACGGGATGGCTCTGGATCCGGCGAAGTACTTCATCATCGTCCCGAACATGCTGGGCAACGGGCTGTCGACCTCGCCGTCCAACACGCCTCCGCCCTACGATGCGGCGCGGTTCCCGAACGTCACCTTCTACGACCAGGTCGAGCAGCAGCACAAGCTCGTGCGGTCGTTCGGCATCGAGACACTGGCACTCGTGACCGGCTGGTCGATGGGTGCCGGGCAGACCTACCAATGGGCCGTCAGCTATCCGGACATGGTGCAGCGCGCCATGCCGTTCTGCGGTTCCTCCAAGACCAGCGAGCACAACATCGTGTTCCTCGAAGGCGTCAAGGCCGCGCTGACGGCAGACGCCGCGTTCAAGGAGGGCTGGTACACCGACAAACCGGTCAGGGGACTGCGCGCCGCCGCCCGCGTCTACGCCGGGTGGGGTTTCTCGCAGGCCTTCTACTGGGAGCAGGAGTACAAGAAGATGGGCTACTCCTCCCTCGAGGACTTCCTCGTCGGCTTCTGGGAGGGCTTCTTCCTCGACCGCCGCGACCCCAACAATCTGCTGACCATGCTCTGGACATGGCAGAACGGCAACGTCGGTGCGACACCGGGCCGCGGGTTCGACGGCGATCAGGTCGCGGCGCTGAAAACGATCAAGGCCAAGATGATCGTCCTGCCTGCCGAAAAGGACCTCTACTTCCCGCCCGAGGACGAGGAGTTCGCGGTCAGCCACATCCAGAACGCCGAGTTGCGGGTCATCCCAGGCATTTACGGCCATTTCGCCGGTGGAGACGCCAACCCCGTGGACAACACGTTCATCGACGACGTCCTCAAGGAGCTCCTAGCCGACTGA
- a CDS encoding TetR family transcriptional regulator — translation MPAAPTRRGEVTRQRLLEAAAAEFAERGIAGARVDRIVATARSNKAQLYQYFGSKERLFDEVFSIHIERLVGEVTFDVDDLPGYAVGLYDTCLHRPELVRLAAWMRLERNPSGDLLPGDPDAGRVSAIAAAQAAGHVDPTIDPVDILSMVTAMALSWSPASLQIAASADDGADLHDRRRAALATAVRRAFTRPQ, via the coding sequence ATGCCTGCTGCGCCCACCCGCCGCGGTGAGGTCACCCGCCAACGCCTCTTGGAGGCTGCCGCGGCCGAGTTCGCCGAACGCGGCATCGCCGGCGCCCGGGTGGACCGCATTGTCGCAACGGCGCGGTCGAACAAGGCCCAGCTCTACCAATACTTCGGCAGCAAAGAGCGCCTCTTCGACGAGGTGTTCTCCATCCACATCGAGAGGCTGGTCGGCGAAGTGACATTCGACGTGGACGACCTGCCCGGATACGCGGTAGGGCTCTACGACACGTGTCTGCACCGGCCGGAGTTGGTCCGCCTGGCTGCGTGGATGCGTCTGGAACGCAACCCGAGTGGCGACCTGCTGCCCGGCGATCCGGACGCCGGCAGAGTCTCGGCGATCGCCGCTGCTCAAGCCGCGGGGCACGTGGACCCCACGATCGACCCGGTCGACATCCTGTCGATGGTCACCGCCATGGCGTTGAGCTGGTCACCGGCATCCCTGCAGATCGCCGCATCAGCCGACGACGGCGCCGACCTCCACGATCGGCGTCGCGCCGCGCTGGCCACCGCTGTGCGCAGGGCGTTCACCCGGCCGCAGTGA
- a CDS encoding NAD(P)-dependent alcohol dehydrogenase has protein sequence MPRRVRGLAADGQAQPLHEWEFDRRDLRPDDVAVTVDFCGVCHSDVHAWHGEPSYGGATFPLVPGHEFVGTVAEVGGAVTEFAVGDKVAVGNIVDSCRVCQMCTTGHEQLCVDFPTLTYGGVDRRDGLPTYGGYSTEYVVTEGFVYHLPDGLDPAGAAPLMCAGVTVWEPLAQYKISPGMTVGIVGLGGLGHLALKFAHALGADVHLFTTSPAKGEAARALGASDVVVSTHDAQMADARGRYDFILDTVPVSHDISNHLATVRPGGTLCQVGALDAVTFEPAALLGRSVAMSGSGGRPGTRQMLDFCAAHGITADVEVLPATAVNDALARLERNDVRFRFSLDMTTMR, from the coding sequence ATGCCGCGACGAGTGCGAGGACTGGCCGCCGACGGCCAGGCGCAACCGCTCCACGAGTGGGAGTTCGATCGCCGGGACCTGCGCCCCGACGACGTAGCGGTCACCGTCGACTTCTGCGGCGTGTGCCACAGCGATGTGCACGCTTGGCACGGCGAGCCCAGCTACGGCGGCGCCACTTTCCCGCTGGTGCCGGGGCACGAATTCGTCGGCACCGTCGCGGAGGTGGGTGGCGCGGTGACGGAGTTCGCCGTGGGCGACAAGGTCGCAGTGGGTAACATCGTCGACTCCTGCCGGGTGTGCCAGATGTGCACCACCGGGCACGAGCAGTTGTGCGTCGACTTCCCCACCCTGACGTACGGAGGTGTCGACCGCCGCGACGGCCTGCCCACCTATGGCGGGTACTCGACGGAATACGTGGTGACCGAGGGGTTCGTGTACCACCTGCCCGACGGGCTGGACCCGGCCGGCGCTGCGCCGCTGATGTGTGCAGGCGTCACCGTGTGGGAACCGCTGGCGCAGTACAAGATCAGCCCCGGCATGACGGTCGGCATCGTCGGCCTGGGCGGTTTGGGCCACCTCGCCCTCAAGTTCGCCCACGCCCTCGGCGCCGACGTCCACCTCTTCACCACGTCGCCGGCCAAGGGCGAGGCGGCCCGCGCCCTGGGCGCCTCGGACGTCGTGGTGTCCACCCACGACGCGCAGATGGCCGACGCCCGCGGCCGGTATGACTTCATTCTCGACACCGTCCCTGTCTCTCACGACATCTCGAATCACCTCGCCACCGTGCGGCCGGGCGGCACCCTGTGCCAAGTGGGGGCTCTCGACGCGGTCACCTTCGAACCGGCGGCGCTATTGGGACGCAGTGTGGCGATGTCCGGAAGCGGCGGCCGGCCGGGCACACGCCAGATGCTGGACTTCTGCGCCGCACACGGCATCACCGCCGACGTGGAGGTGCTCCCGGCGACCGCGGTCAACGACGCGTTGGCCCGATTGGAACGCAATGACGTGCGATTCCGGTTCAGCCTCGACATGACCACGATGCGGTGA